A single genomic interval of Gossypium raimondii isolate GPD5lz chromosome 11, ASM2569854v1, whole genome shotgun sequence harbors:
- the LOC105802350 gene encoding proteasome subunit alpha type-4, producing the protein MSRRYDSRTTIFSPEGRLYQVEYAMEAIGNAGSAIGILSKDGVVLVGEKKVTSKLLQTSTSTEKMYKIDDHVACAVAGIMSDANILINTARVQAQRYTYAYQEPMPVEQLVQSLCDTKQGYTQFGGLRPFGVSFLFAGWDKNYGFQLYMSDPSGNYSGWKAAAIGANNQAAQSMLKQDYKDDITREEAVQLALKVLSKTMDSTSLTSEKLELAEVFLTPSGNVKYQVCSPDSLSKLLVKFGVTQPATEAS; encoded by the coding sequence ATGTCTCGGAGATATGATAGCCGCACAACAATCTTTTCCCCTGAAGGCCGTCTCTACCAAGTAGAGTATGCAATGGAAGCCATTGGGAATGCTGGCTCTGCGATTGGAATACTATCGAAGGATGGTGTTGTCTTGGTTGGTGAAAAGAAAGTTACTTCCAAGCTTCTTCAAACCTCCACATCTACGGAAAAGATGTACAAGATTGATGATCATGTTGCTTGTGCCGTGGCGGGAATAATGTCTGATGCAAATATCTTAATCAACACTGCTAGGGTGCAAGCTCAACGATACACATATGCTTACCAAGAGCCAATGCCTGTTGAACAGTTGGTTCAATCTCTCTGTGATACAAAGCAGGGTTATACCCAGTTTGGTGGTCTCCGCCCATTCGgtgtttcatttctttttgcaGGATGGGACAAGAACTATGGATTCCAACTTTACATGAGTGATCCTAGTGGTAACTACAGTGGATGGAAAGCTGCAGCTATTGGTGCCAATAATCAAGCAGCTCAGTCAATGTTGAAACAAGATTACAAGGACGATATCACGAGGGAAGAAGCCGTACAACTCGCGCTGAAGGTGCTGAGTAAAACCATGGACAGCACCAGCCTTACTTCGGAGAAACTTGAACTGGCTGAGGTTTTCCTTACACCTTCGGGGAATGTGAAGTACCAGGTTTGCTCACCTGATTCTCTGAGTAAGTTGTTGGTGAAGTTTGGAGTGACCCAACCTGCCACTGAGGCTTCTTGA
- the LOC105802348 gene encoding protein DYAD: MAERGVCRQVKFLNSQGDSTAKPLPGKIEEEYDEDDKKHVKTMLISCPEVRKRKCLSSNQLRKEKAARCGKQSLSNGPNKGKQNKHKNTVERWSAERYNLAEESMLEIMKAEGAVFENPISRPALRMAARKLIGDTGLLDHLLKHIDGKVAPGGTDRFRRCYNTSGVMEYWLENADLVNKQKEAGISPFWQKPVAAPNHVSAGAIEFNLLNEEMVKLKREMQELVSKQQEQDQANSIEEMQKEMLKWKAKTDERLMEFTSSLNGMQNMCKELMTWKTRVEQQMLEISNSLSTLQASKQCTIFSPSASERWEDWLESTNLDNFQGGNLSPWIDNPELINFGQDAVQETDLAPLAWPRPGHSPFEGPFCAQDLDMINEEMAKIMSNVEELAPRRQGEDQANVTPDSSVTANSKSDLDNLLLVQEMLKDLVKWKAKIKQQLTDISSAVSVLQKSRQ; the protein is encoded by the exons ATGGCAGAGCGGGGTGTCTGCCGACAAGTTAAATTCCTGAACTCTCAAGGAGATAGCACTGCCAAACCGTTGCCTGGCAAAATTGAGgaagaatatgatgaagatgataaAAAGCATGTGAAAACTATGTTGATTTCATGCCCAGAAGTACGGAAGAGAAAATGCCTTTCCTCCAACCAactgagaaaagaaaaagctgcAAGATGTGGGAAACAAAGCTTAAGTAATGGTCCTAACAAGGGCAAgcaaaacaaacataaaaatactgTAGAGAGATGGTCTGCTGAAAG GTATAATCTAGCTGAAGAAAGCATGTTAGAGATCATGAAGGCTGAAGGGGCTGTGTTTGAGAATCCAATATCTCGGCCTGCTTTGAGAATGGCAGCCCGTAAACTTATTGGTGATACTGGGCTATTGGACCATCTGCTGAAGCACATTGATGGAAAGGTGGCACCTGGAGGTACTGATAGGTTTCGGCGTTGTTACAATACCAGTGGAGTGATGGAGTATTGGCTGGAGAATGCTGACCTGGTCAACAAGCAAAAGGAGGCTGGGATCTCCCCATTTTGGCAGAAACCTGTTGCTGCTCCAAATCATGTTTCAGCTGGTGCTATAGAATTCAATCTGCTTAATGAAGAAATGGTAAAACTGAAGAG AGAGATGCAGGAGCTGGTATCCAAGCAGCAAGAGCAAGATCAAGCAAATTCAATTGAG GAGATGCAGAAAGAAATGTTGAAATGGAAAGCAAAGACAGATGAGCGCCTAATGGAGTTTACAAGTTCATTGAATGGTATGCAG AATATGTGCAAAGAACTGATGACATGGAAAACTAGAGTTGAGCAGCAGATGCTggaaatttcaaattcattgaGCACTCTGCAGGCATCAAAGCAATGCACTATCTTTAGTCCATCAGCTTCTGAAAGATGGGAAGATTGGTTAGAGAGCACCAACCTGGACAATTTTCAAGGCGGTAACTTGTCACCCTGGATAGACAATCCAGAGCTGATTAATTTTGGGCAGGATGCAGTTCAAGAGACGGATCTGGCCCCACTTGCATGGCCAAGACCTGGTCATAGCCCCTTTGAAGGCCCTTTTTGTGCTCAAGATCTGGACATGATTAATGAAGAAATGGCTAAAATAATGAG CAATGTGGAGGAGCTAGCACCAAGGAGGCAAGGGGAAGATCAAGCTAATGTGACACCTGATTCTTCTGTAACTGCCAATTCAAAGTCAGATCTTGATAATTTGCTTCTGGTTCAG GAAATGTTGAAGGACCTGGTGAAGTGGAAAGCTAAAATTAAGCAACAGCTGACAGATATTTCAAGTGCGGTTAGCGTTCTGCAGAAATCAAGGCAGTAA